Proteins found in one Vagococcus carniphilus genomic segment:
- the lepB gene encoding signal peptidase I translates to MKKSWIYDCLWLVTLAVILVALRFYIFSPIKVQGESMMPNLIDGEKAIALKVGDIERFDIVPLKAPDDPSLYYVKRVIGLPGDTISYKDDMLYVNEKPLKEDYLNQYKQDWQNAGNIEPLTPDFTLEEMTGQATVPANTYFVLGDNRQVSKDSRVKEVGFIPEKNIIGKAKVSFWPPSQWGKIE, encoded by the coding sequence ATGAAAAAATCTTGGATATACGATTGTTTATGGCTAGTTACTTTAGCGGTTATCTTAGTTGCTTTACGATTTTATATTTTTTCTCCTATCAAGGTACAAGGTGAATCCATGATGCCTAATCTAATTGATGGAGAAAAAGCAATAGCTTTAAAAGTTGGAGATATTGAACGTTTTGATATTGTTCCTTTAAAAGCACCAGATGATCCCTCTCTTTATTACGTAAAACGCGTCATCGGACTTCCTGGAGATACTATTTCTTACAAAGACGATATGCTTTATGTTAACGAAAAACCTTTAAAAGAAGATTATCTTAACCAATACAAACAAGATTGGCAAAATGCCGGTAATATTGAACCTTTAACACCAGATTTCACTCTAGAAGAAATGACAGGTCAAGCAACAGTTCCTGCAAACACTTATTTTGTTTTAGGTGATAATCGTCAAGTGTCAAAAGATAGCCGTGTTAAAGAAGTCGGCTTTATCCCAGAAAAAAATATTATTGGAAAAGCTAAAGTTTCTTTCTGGCCTCCAAGTCAGTGGGGAAAAATTGAATAA
- a CDS encoding dihydrofolate reductase family protein translates to MTNRKIILYIATSIDGFIADKNGDIDWLGTGAIEETVDTSYEDFYQHVDTVILGRKTYDQVTTSLAPDNYPYADSISYVLTSQLRENKENIIFTDQSVVDLVTKLKSEPGKDVFIVGGASIIQPLVENDLIDEYILATIPVILGEGIPLFHPIKRAVTLKPVSVNLINQIVYRTYRS, encoded by the coding sequence ATGACAAACAGAAAAATAATTCTTTATATCGCAACCAGTATTGACGGGTTTATCGCTGATAAGAATGGTGACATCGACTGGTTAGGAACAGGTGCGATAGAAGAAACGGTGGACACTTCTTATGAAGATTTTTATCAACATGTTGACACGGTTATTTTAGGTAGAAAAACATATGACCAAGTAACGACTTCACTAGCTCCTGACAACTACCCTTACGCAGATAGTATTTCTTATGTTTTAACTTCTCAATTACGAGAAAACAAAGAAAACATAATCTTTACAGATCAATCTGTCGTTGATCTTGTGACTAAACTAAAAAGTGAACCAGGTAAAGACGTTTTTATTGTTGGTGGTGCTAGTATTATTCAACCTCTTGTTGAAAATGATTTAATTGACGAATATATTTTAGCGACTATTCCAGTTATTTTAGGTGAAGGAATTCCTTTATTCCATCCTATCAAAAGGGCTGTTACCTTAAAACCTGTGTCTGTTAATTTAATTAATCAGATTGTTTATCGAACTTATCGCAGCTAA
- a CDS encoding ATP-binding cassette domain-containing protein, with product MMKLTHISLIEEKTGRSLISDLDLVINQNSKLAIIGEEGNGKSSLLHVIRNRQDLIPYLQVEGKIDSTYQSIGYLNQSLDAENSDLIVADLFEEMTWDNLLIEAMEAFQIDNLFSTQRYADLSGGEKLKYQLLAILATNPEILLLDEPTNNLDLNGIEWLETFIKQLSIPVIFVSHDEAFIQATANELLHLELTKKNQVPLYTLSKDDFYTYKEKREKAITSHNLQVKNEQRALKKQETKLRDVWNKAEHQHTQVSRADPRLQKKVKSLKQQKEKLATQKDNVQDIRTIEEQPTFFFAPVSSPKKKQLILDLDLPVLENEKGVLAKDIHLPIFTQDKLIITGENGIGKSTLIRKVNETLQQQSKYKIGFMPQNYEEVIDLSKSVLEVLNTGESNEEQRIRTLLANLNFTRDEMLHAVSELSGGQQAKILLVKLMLEENEVLILDEPTRNLSPLTNQFFYDALSEYQGTIIAISHDRKFISSLDEKQLYELTVEGLNPQQN from the coding sequence ATGATGAAATTAACTCATATCTCTCTAATCGAAGAAAAAACAGGACGCTCTCTTATTAGCGATCTAGATCTTGTCATTAACCAAAATAGCAAACTAGCTATCATTGGTGAAGAAGGAAACGGTAAGTCAAGTTTGCTACACGTCATAAGAAACAGACAAGATTTAATCCCTTACCTTCAAGTAGAAGGAAAAATCGATTCTACTTATCAATCCATTGGCTACTTAAACCAATCTCTAGATGCTGAAAACTCTGATTTGATTGTTGCTGATTTATTTGAAGAAATGACGTGGGATAATTTATTAATTGAAGCAATGGAAGCTTTTCAAATTGATAATTTATTTAGTACACAACGCTACGCTGACTTGTCTGGTGGTGAAAAATTAAAATACCAACTTTTAGCTATTTTAGCGACTAATCCTGAAATTCTCTTATTAGATGAGCCGACTAACAACTTGGACTTAAACGGTATTGAATGGCTAGAAACTTTTATCAAGCAATTAAGTATTCCCGTGATTTTTGTTTCCCATGACGAGGCATTTATCCAAGCAACAGCAAACGAATTACTTCATCTTGAATTAACAAAGAAAAACCAAGTCCCTCTTTATACCTTGTCTAAAGATGACTTTTATACCTATAAGGAAAAACGAGAAAAAGCTATTACATCTCATAATCTTCAAGTCAAAAATGAGCAACGTGCTTTGAAAAAACAAGAAACTAAGTTACGTGATGTTTGGAATAAAGCAGAACATCAACACACACAAGTGTCTCGAGCTGATCCAAGACTTCAGAAAAAAGTGAAGTCTCTCAAACAGCAGAAAGAAAAATTGGCGACTCAAAAAGACAATGTACAAGACATTCGAACCATTGAAGAACAACCAACCTTTTTCTTTGCTCCTGTCTCATCACCCAAAAAGAAACAACTTATTTTGGATTTAGACTTACCTGTTTTAGAAAATGAAAAAGGCGTATTAGCTAAAGACATTCACTTACCTATTTTTACTCAAGATAAACTAATTATTACGGGAGAAAATGGTATAGGAAAATCAACTCTTATTAGAAAAGTAAATGAGACTTTACAGCAACAATCTAAATATAAAATAGGCTTTATGCCACAAAATTACGAAGAAGTCATTGATCTATCTAAAAGTGTTTTAGAAGTACTTAATACAGGTGAAAGTAATGAAGAGCAACGCATTAGAACACTGTTAGCTAACCTAAACTTTACAAGAGACGAGATGCTTCATGCCGTTAGTGAACTAAGCGGTGGTCAACAAGCTAAAATCCTGTTAGTGAAACTAATGCTTGAGGAAAATGAGGTTCTTATATTAGATGAACCTACTCGCAATCTAAGTCCTTTAACTAACCAATTTTTCTATGATGCACTTAGTGAGTATCAAGGAACCATTATTGCTATTTCCCATGATAGAAAATTTATTTCATCTCTTGATGAGAAGCAACTATATGAATTGACGGTGGAAGGTTTGAACCCTCAACAAAACTAG
- a CDS encoding MutS-related protein, with protein MSDVFFIPIVLIAIISFVVIFEITNRLKLKKQIKHDWGKFPTNQRKDSEKSLRAAGFLKKESEFIVDDLTWSDLNMFDVFQRINLTYSSIGSESLYESLRSYSLETNATHHEKMEELITFFNENPSEREAVSYQFARLGKKDFNYAKAYLNQQVLTPFSHRFLFVFLGLLPILGFISAIFLGSIGILIGISALCFNTIFYLIKKGQLETELATMSYLVQGISLSVTLSKRNLPIKKELTESTHSLKSLLKFASSFRVKTGSETELMFEMITASFLLPFISYGSVSQKLKKYSTEAQEVWHLLGNLEVAIAILNLRTIYESNWCLPTASSNGVTAANVIHPLLSEPVPNSVNWEHSTLVTGSNASGKSTYVRSVAINGLLAQTIHTCLATSFSLKPGYVLSSMGVEDNVIEGDSYFIAELKSLKRLVEQVKKENFCYCFIDEILKGTNTIERISASSSMIRWLAKQNQLAFVATHDIELPQILAKECENIHFEETVSEAEGISFDYQVKEGVATSRNAIKLIETMGFPDEIIQDSFEEATYFDKNGAWCSKK; from the coding sequence ATGAGTGATGTCTTTTTTATTCCTATTGTTTTAATAGCTATTATTAGTTTTGTAGTTATTTTCGAAATCACTAATCGACTTAAATTAAAAAAACAAATTAAACATGACTGGGGAAAATTCCCAACTAATCAACGAAAAGATTCAGAAAAAAGTTTACGAGCTGCTGGTTTTCTAAAAAAAGAGTCTGAATTTATCGTGGATGATTTAACTTGGTCTGATTTGAACATGTTTGATGTATTTCAACGTATTAATTTGACTTACTCAAGTATCGGCTCTGAAAGTTTGTATGAAAGCTTACGTTCATACTCGTTAGAAACTAATGCAACTCACCATGAAAAAATGGAAGAATTAATTACTTTTTTTAACGAGAATCCATCGGAAAGAGAAGCTGTTTCTTATCAATTTGCTCGTCTTGGAAAAAAAGATTTCAATTACGCAAAAGCCTATCTTAATCAACAGGTGCTTACCCCTTTTAGTCATCGGTTTTTATTTGTTTTTCTCGGGTTACTGCCTATACTAGGTTTTATTTCTGCTATATTTCTGGGTTCTATCGGTATTTTAATTGGTATCTCAGCTTTGTGCTTTAACACCATTTTCTATCTTATAAAAAAAGGACAATTAGAAACTGAACTAGCCACAATGAGTTATCTAGTTCAAGGTATTTCTTTAAGCGTCACACTTAGCAAAAGAAATTTACCTATAAAAAAAGAACTCACTGAATCAACCCATTCTTTGAAATCACTTTTAAAATTTGCTTCTTCATTTCGTGTCAAAACAGGGAGCGAAACAGAGCTTATGTTTGAGATGATTACAGCCTCTTTCTTACTGCCTTTTATTTCCTATGGATCTGTTTCTCAAAAACTAAAAAAATACTCAACAGAAGCACAAGAAGTTTGGCATTTGTTAGGCAACTTAGAAGTGGCAATCGCTATTTTAAACTTACGAACTATTTACGAATCTAATTGGTGTTTACCAACTGCTTCTTCTAATGGCGTTACGGCTGCTAATGTCATTCATCCTTTACTAAGTGAGCCTGTACCTAACTCTGTTAATTGGGAACACAGCACCCTTGTAACGGGTTCTAATGCTTCTGGAAAATCAACTTATGTCAGAAGCGTGGCTATCAATGGCCTATTAGCCCAAACTATCCACACTTGTTTAGCAACTTCTTTTTCATTGAAACCAGGCTATGTCTTGTCATCAATGGGTGTAGAAGATAACGTCATTGAAGGGGACAGCTATTTTATCGCTGAATTAAAATCACTAAAAAGATTAGTTGAGCAAGTTAAGAAGGAAAATTTTTGCTATTGCTTCATAGATGAAATCTTGAAAGGAACTAATACGATTGAGCGTATTTCTGCTTCTTCAAGCATGATTCGGTGGTTGGCCAAACAAAATCAACTAGCCTTTGTGGCTACTCACGACATCGAGTTACCTCAAATTTTAGCTAAAGAATGTGAGAATATCCATTTCGAAGAAACTGTCTCAGAAGCTGAAGGTATCTCCTTTGACTATCAGGTTAAAGAAGGTGTTGCCACCTCTAGAAATGCTATTAAATTAATTGAAACGATGGGATTTCCAGATGAAATCATTCAAGACTCTTTTGAAGAAGCTACTTATTTTGACAAAAACGGAGCATGGTGTAGTAAAAAGTGA
- a CDS encoding LacI family DNA-binding transcriptional regulator, translating to MKKINVRNEMKQVTTIHDIAKKSGYSASTVSRVLNRKKHVSTETRQAIQQVIEELDYVPSDIARDLSRGKTLNIGFVLPNTKHPFFTEILTGAIDAAFKTPYHLVILPSEYDEEKEIEYLEQLRSNAYDGLIFTSHGVPLEKLAEYTKYGPIICCEDPYDVPISAVYAKRRIALTEAFTWLKEKQYNNVGFFLSREEKLSATSKETLGAYRRIFKNEPEKELVKTGVTTYKDGYQAAKEWVENGIVPEVIFSNGDDIVTGARQYYLDHNLPLPFLVGQEDQLSSQLLNISTIDYQFTEIGRQAFELVLKAEGIEKIGIPSTFIVR from the coding sequence ATGAAGAAAATAAATGTTAGAAATGAGATGAAACAAGTGACGACTATTCATGATATTGCCAAAAAAAGTGGCTACTCGGCTTCAACGGTTTCAAGAGTTTTAAATAGAAAAAAACATGTCTCTACTGAAACAAGACAAGCGATTCAGCAAGTAATTGAAGAGCTAGACTATGTTCCAAGTGATATCGCAAGAGATTTAAGTCGTGGAAAAACACTCAATATTGGTTTTGTCCTACCTAACACGAAACATCCTTTTTTTACCGAAATTTTGACAGGTGCTATAGATGCTGCTTTTAAAACACCTTATCATTTGGTGATATTACCCTCTGAGTATGATGAAGAAAAGGAAATCGAATACCTAGAGCAACTAAGAAGTAATGCTTATGATGGCTTAATATTTACATCTCACGGAGTACCCTTAGAAAAATTAGCTGAGTATACGAAATATGGTCCGATTATTTGTTGTGAAGATCCATATGATGTACCTATTTCTGCAGTATATGCCAAGCGTCGTATTGCACTAACAGAAGCTTTCACTTGGCTAAAGGAAAAACAATATAATAATGTAGGATTCTTTTTAAGCCGTGAAGAAAAACTGAGTGCAACAAGTAAAGAAACACTAGGTGCCTATCGAAGAATTTTTAAGAATGAACCGGAAAAAGAGCTAGTTAAGACAGGTGTTACAACTTATAAAGATGGTTATCAAGCAGCTAAAGAATGGGTAGAAAATGGAATTGTGCCAGAGGTTATTTTTTCAAATGGAGATGATATCGTCACAGGAGCCAGGCAATACTATCTAGATCATAACCTGCCACTGCCATTTTTAGTTGGACAAGAAGATCAGTTAAGCAGCCAGTTATTAAATATTTCAACCATTGATTACCAGTTTACAGAAATTGGTAGACAAGCCTTTGAACTTGTTTTGAAAGCAGAGGGAATTGAAAAAATAGGGATTCCGTCAACGTTTATTGTGAGGTAA